One Candidatus Cloacimonadota bacterium genomic window carries:
- a CDS encoding DUF4258 domain-containing protein, with product MHFKFSKHALMQMERRGIKKELVEKIIHNPDKIIKQDKELRIYSKLVNELVNESSKDYLYRVFMNDLKEPKLVVTVYETIYKKE from the coding sequence ATGCATTTTAAATTTTCTAAACATGCCTTAATGCAAATGGAACGACGGGGTATAAAAAAAGAACTTGTAGAAAAAATCATTCACAATCCCGACAAGATTATAAAGCAGGATAAAGAGCTACGAATATATTCAAAGCTTGTAAATGAACTTGTAAATGAATCATCAAAGGATTATCTTTACAGAGTTTTTATGAATGATTTGAAAGAACCAAAATTAGTGGTAACTGTGTATGAAACCATTTATAAAAAAGAATAG
- a CDS encoding HTH domain-containing protein, translated as MGWIEKYGTGIKRVRNMFVEYGLKQPLFEIIPGGFGATVFAKNNNVVDNVVDKRLKRILSLLVENNKLSAKELSLNFDVSSRTIQRDIEKLKEAKKLERVGSEKDGHWKISK; from the coding sequence ATGGGTTGGATCGAAAAATATGGAACCGGAATAAAACGTGTACGCAACATGTTTGTTGAATATGGTCTGAAACAGCCACTTTTTGAAATTATTCCAGGTGGTTTTGGTGCTACTGTTTTCGCAAAAAATAATAATGTCGTAGATAATGTCGTAGATAAGCGACTCAAAAGAATCTTAAGCCTGTTAGTAGAGAATAACAAATTATCGGCAAAAGAACTATCCTTAAACTTTGACGTTTCAAGCAGGACAATTCAGCGAGACATAGAAAAACTAAAGGAAGCTAAAAAACTTGAACGGGTTGGCAGTGAGAAAGATGGTCATTGGAAAATAAGTAAATAA
- a CDS encoding putative DNA binding domain-containing protein: MLNFQNIVQAGEGLHSEFKTSFKEDVIETLVAFSNAKGGTVYVGITDKGDISGVNIGKETLQNWINEVKNKTMPQIIPDAEIHTVNGKEIVSFCVSEYPVKPVSTRGRYYKRVGNSNHLLSVNEVSNMHLQTINSSWDYYPRPGKTLNDISIEKVEKVMQINDHILFFNPGGLPDSISIEQLLTNNYVSTPRNR; this comes from the coding sequence ATGTTAAACTTTCAAAATATAGTTCAAGCAGGAGAAGGACTTCATTCAGAGTTTAAAACATCATTCAAAGAAGATGTTATAGAAACACTTGTTGCCTTTTCGAATGCAAAGGGTGGGACTGTATATGTTGGAATTACGGACAAAGGCGATATTTCCGGCGTAAATATTGGTAAAGAAACACTTCAAAACTGGATAAATGAGGTGAAAAATAAAACAATGCCCCAAATTATCCCCGATGCTGAAATCCATACCGTTAATGGGAAGGAAATAGTATCATTTTGTGTATCGGAATATCCCGTAAAACCGGTATCAACCAGGGGTAGATATTACAAGCGAGTGGGTAACTCGAACCATTTGCTATCGGTTAACGAGGTTTCGAACATGCACCTCCAAACCATAAATTCCAGCTGGGATTATTATCCGCGCCCGGGAAAAACATTGAATGACATATCAATTGAGAAAGTTGAGAAGGTGATGCAAATTAACGACCATATCCTGTTTTTCAACCCCGGTGGCTTACCCGATTCTATTTCCATTGAACAGCTATTGACAAACAACTATGTATCAACGCCACGTAACCGCTAA
- a CDS encoding DUF2283 domain-containing protein yields MVIRYEKELDIMYIKLSEGKVAESDEEKPGLIFDYDESGNIMGIEILNASQKVNLPNGVQYEVA; encoded by the coding sequence ATGGTTATTAGATATGAAAAGGAATTAGATATAATGTATATCAAGCTTTCGGAAGGCAAAGTAGCTGAAAGTGATGAGGAGAAACCGGGCCTGATTTTCGATTACGACGAATCGGGTAACATCATGGGAATTGAGATTTTAAATGCATCTCAAAAAGTCAACCTGCCCAATGGAGTACAATACGAAGTAGCATAA